From Paenibacillus sp. PK3_47, the proteins below share one genomic window:
- a CDS encoding undecaprenyl-diphosphate phosphatase, whose product MDTITAIILAVVEGITEFIPVSSTGHMILTSKLLGYDEQEPIMKTYEIVIQLGAILAIALVYRQRIADLLGLGRSRKSGGVMPASRLNLIHVILGIAPALAVAFFARDFIKGLFGASTVLWALVAGGILMIVAEWMNGRKVRVTARELDDISYGQALAIGLYQIISVLWPGFSRSGSTISGGMLSGVSYKASADFSFLIAIPIMCAASGYELLDSYKYFTSETIWNFAIGFIISFVVAYFVVILFMKLIQKIRPTHFAIYRFILAAVFWLFIMR is encoded by the coding sequence ATGGATACAATTACAGCAATCATTCTGGCCGTCGTAGAAGGGATTACGGAATTCATCCCGGTCTCATCTACCGGGCACATGATCCTGACCTCGAAGCTGTTAGGCTACGACGAGCAGGAACCGATTATGAAGACTTACGAAATTGTGATTCAGTTAGGTGCGATTCTGGCTATTGCGCTGGTCTACAGGCAGCGGATTGCAGATTTGCTCGGGCTGGGGCGCAGCCGTAAGAGCGGGGGTGTAATGCCTGCTTCGCGTCTGAACCTGATACACGTGATTCTGGGCATTGCCCCGGCGCTTGCGGTGGCTTTTTTTGCCCGTGACTTTATCAAAGGCCTCTTCGGGGCTTCGACAGTTCTCTGGGCGCTTGTTGCCGGAGGGATTCTGATGATTGTTGCCGAATGGATGAACGGGCGCAAGGTCAGGGTGACCGCCAGAGAGCTTGATGATATTTCCTACGGGCAAGCGCTGGCGATTGGGCTTTACCAGATTATTTCCGTGCTCTGGCCGGGATTCTCCCGTTCAGGCTCAACGATCTCGGGCGGTATGCTGAGCGGCGTCAGCTACAAAGCTTCGGCGGATTTCTCTTTTCTCATTGCGATTCCGATTATGTGCGCCGCGTCGGGCTACGAGCTGCTGGATTCCTACAAGTATTTTACAAGTGAGACCATCTGGAATTTTGCCATAGGTTTCATTATTTCATTTGTGGTTGCTTATTTTGTGGTGATTCTGTTCATGAAGCTGATCCAAAAGATCAGACCTACCCACTTCGCAATTTACCGGTTTATTCTGGCAGCTGTATTCTGGCTGTTTATTATGCGTTAA
- a CDS encoding molybdenum cofactor biosynthesis protein MoaE: MHVTIRLFAGLAEVIGSSAITFHVHENSITAGKLKELLSAAYPDAAPQIHVSMAAIDREYAPEDALVTEASEVALIPPVSGGEPEAVCGETEDGLFSITDQPLSAEDLLEKVLDNNHGASLVFVGTTREMTGEQRTTALHYEAYLPMALAKLQEIGREVSGRWNAGCAISHRIGLVGLKEASVIIAVSAAHRDVCYKASRFAIEKLKATVPVWKKDIGESGGQWLGADPKAAGFSGL; this comes from the coding sequence ATGCACGTAACTATCCGCCTGTTTGCAGGCCTAGCCGAAGTTATCGGTTCATCCGCTATAACCTTCCATGTTCATGAAAATTCTATAACGGCCGGAAAACTGAAGGAGCTTCTGTCCGCTGCTTATCCGGATGCCGCTCCGCAGATTCATGTATCCATGGCAGCGATAGACCGTGAGTATGCCCCTGAGGATGCCCTCGTTACCGAAGCCTCTGAAGTGGCGCTCATTCCTCCTGTTTCAGGCGGTGAACCCGAAGCGGTTTGCGGTGAGACGGAAGACGGACTGTTCAGCATTACCGACCAGCCGTTAAGTGCTGAAGATCTTCTGGAGAAGGTGCTTGATAATAATCACGGGGCATCGCTCGTCTTTGTCGGCACTACCCGTGAAATGACTGGTGAGCAGCGCACTACCGCGCTCCATTACGAAGCTTATCTTCCTATGGCGCTCGCCAAGCTGCAGGAAATCGGCCGCGAGGTTAGCGGGCGCTGGAACGCCGGCTGCGCCATTTCACACCGGATCGGGCTGGTCGGCCTGAAGGAAGCGAGCGTTATTATTGCCGTATCCGCCGCACACCGCGATGTCTGCTACAAAGCCAGCCGCTTTGCTATTGAAAAGCTGAAAGCAACCGTTCCCGTATGGAAAAAAGACATTGGCGAGTCCGGCGGGCAGTGGCTCGGCGCTGACCCCAAAGCCGCAGGCTTTTCCGGGCTGTAA
- a CDS encoding VOC family protein encodes MIKGIFETHINVSNYQASSQFYEQLPGIIRLHEDPARKSSFYWVGRPGESMLGIRENYPSPLVQRQHFAFRVELEDMLKARTYLDSLGIPSENFHGESSEELIVFPFMPAVSIYFDDPDGHSLELIAMLNDDPRPELGLMTWSEWESLNERERPDYR; translated from the coding sequence ATGATTAAAGGTATCTTTGAGACACATATTAATGTAAGCAATTATCAAGCCTCTTCACAGTTTTATGAACAGCTCCCGGGGATTATCCGTCTTCACGAAGACCCCGCCAGAAAATCAAGCTTTTACTGGGTCGGCCGGCCCGGTGAGTCCATGCTTGGCATCCGTGAAAATTATCCTTCCCCGCTGGTTCAGCGCCAGCACTTCGCTTTTCGTGTGGAGCTTGAAGACATGCTAAAGGCCCGCACCTATCTGGACAGCCTCGGCATTCCATCGGAGAATTTCCATGGGGAGAGCTCGGAAGAGCTGATCGTGTTTCCGTTTATGCCGGCGGTCTCGATTTATTTCGACGATCCTGACGGGCATTCCCTGGAGCTGATCGCCATGCTGAACGATGATCCGCGTCCTGAACTGGGCCTGATGACCTGGTCAGAGTGGGAGTCCCTGAATGAAAGGGAACGCCCGGATTACAGGTAA
- a CDS encoding ABC transporter ATP-binding protein, with product MKLETNKGAATIRGKNKAEEQSLDERFVYKDDDQIDKAFDWKQFTRLFSYMKPYAKQMLPLVSVLMILGTVTKLTVPFLTSMAIDKAIAPKEGSPSLTLLYTLTVSVIVLYLIQWIAGVYRIKYTNVIGQRVIYDLRSDLFRHIQKLSFNFFDKRPAGSVLVRVTNDINSLQDLFTNGVVNLMIDCVQLVGITVILLLINWKLGLAVMITVPVMFFVSTKLRQKIRIAWQDVRMKNSRINSHLNESIQGIRVTQAYTQEQENMNYFDSMNMDSRKSWNKASAMNQAFGPIIEITGGFGTMILFWFGAYLIQSGELTVGFLVAFSTYVSNFWDPINRLGQMYNQLLVAMASSERIFEYLDEQPSVQDKPGAKPLPKIQGDIRFNKVVFEYEKGRAALKGIDLDVKAGQSIALVGHTGSGKSTIINLIGRFYDIKSGTLTIDGLDVRDVTLQSLREQIGIVLQDTFIFSGTIRDNIRFGRLDATDEEIEEVAKAVDAHEFIMKLPGGYDTEVEERGSALSMGQRQLLSFARALLADPRILILDEATASIDTETEIKIQEALKLLLQGRTSFIVAHRLSTIRHADKIVVLDHGEIKEEGTHAELTAKDGIYNGLIEAQFRFL from the coding sequence ATGAAGCTTGAAACTAACAAAGGCGCTGCAACTATACGGGGCAAGAACAAGGCTGAGGAACAGAGTCTTGATGAACGTTTTGTATACAAGGATGATGACCAGATTGATAAAGCGTTTGACTGGAAGCAGTTTACCCGGCTGTTCAGTTATATGAAGCCTTATGCGAAGCAGATGCTGCCGCTGGTTTCGGTGCTGATGATTCTCGGTACGGTAACGAAGCTTACGGTTCCTTTTCTGACAAGTATGGCTATTGATAAGGCGATTGCGCCAAAAGAGGGCAGCCCCAGCCTAACGCTGCTCTACACGCTGACTGTCAGTGTAATTGTGCTCTATCTGATTCAGTGGATCGCAGGAGTGTACCGGATCAAGTATACAAATGTCATCGGGCAAAGAGTGATTTATGATCTGCGCTCAGACCTGTTCCGGCATATCCAGAAGCTCTCGTTCAACTTCTTCGATAAACGTCCGGCCGGTTCCGTGCTGGTGCGGGTGACCAATGATATCAACTCCCTGCAGGATCTGTTCACGAACGGGGTCGTCAATCTGATGATCGACTGCGTGCAGCTGGTCGGGATTACAGTCATTCTCCTGCTGATTAACTGGAAACTGGGTCTTGCCGTAATGATTACGGTACCTGTCATGTTCTTCGTTTCCACCAAGCTGCGGCAGAAAATCCGTATCGCCTGGCAGGATGTGCGGATGAAAAACTCGCGGATCAATTCGCACTTGAACGAATCGATTCAGGGCATCCGGGTTACCCAGGCTTACACCCAGGAACAGGAGAACATGAATTACTTCGATTCCATGAACATGGACAGCCGGAAATCCTGGAATAAAGCTTCGGCGATGAACCAGGCGTTCGGTCCGATTATTGAAATCACCGGCGGTTTCGGGACGATGATCCTGTTCTGGTTCGGTGCCTATCTGATCCAGTCCGGGGAGCTGACAGTCGGCTTCCTCGTGGCATTCAGCACCTATGTCAGCAACTTCTGGGACCCGATCAACCGCCTGGGACAGATGTATAACCAGTTGCTGGTGGCGATGGCTTCCTCGGAACGGATTTTTGAGTATCTCGATGAGCAGCCGTCTGTCCAAGACAAGCCGGGTGCCAAACCGCTGCCGAAGATTCAAGGCGACATCCGCTTTAACAAGGTAGTGTTTGAATATGAAAAAGGCCGGGCTGCGCTAAAAGGAATTGATCTGGATGTAAAAGCCGGACAGTCCATCGCGCTTGTCGGACACACGGGCTCAGGCAAAAGTACGATTATCAACCTGATCGGCCGGTTTTATGACATCAAGAGCGGGACGCTTACAATAGACGGCCTGGATGTCCGCGACGTTACGCTGCAGAGTCTGCGGGAGCAGATCGGTATTGTGCTGCAGGACACCTTTATTTTCTCAGGAACGATCCGGGATAATATCCGTTTCGGACGGCTGGATGCCACGGATGAGGAGATTGAGGAGGTTGCCAAGGCGGTAGACGCCCATGAGTTCATCATGAAGCTGCCGGGCGGTTATGACACAGAGGTGGAGGAGCGGGGCAGCGCCTTATCCATGGGGCAGCGCCAGCTATTGTCCTTTGCCCGGGCTCTGCTTGCAGACCCGCGCATTCTGATTCTGGATGAGGCTACGGCAAGCATTGATACGGAAACGGAGATCAAGATTCAGGAAGCGCTGAAGCTGCTGCTTCAGGGCCGGACCTCCTTTATCGTTGCCCACCGGCTGTCGACCATCCGTCATGCGGACAAAATCGTCGTGCTGGATCACGGGGAAATCAAGGAAGAAGGTACACATGCCGAGCTGACTGCGAAGGACGGCATTTATAATGGTCTGATAGAAGCGCAGTTCCGCTTTCTATAG
- a CDS encoding HD-GYP domain-containing protein produces MRVHVMDLKPGDCLRTDTFNARGLHVLPKGTQLQMDGIARLIQHGLDYVDIESLPEAPPQAGRTSIIQAVTRSFDTSIEGFEAVYMEALTKGSFNQSEVDDILQPSLDALDKHKDVVTLLLLLDREDNYTYTHSLQVGMLSYYISSWLGYSRKECYEIGRAGYLIDIGKCRIKTSILNKPGKLSAEEYAEVKLHTVYGHEIISNSMNDSYTALAALQHHEREDGSGYPNQLTKSDIHPYAQIAAIADVYSAMTSHRVYQSKQELISVLREIHTLSFGKLNATIVQAFTHHLMPNFIGKRVLLSTGEMGVIIMNNPVDVFRPLVQIDSKFLDLSRERNVAVIELYME; encoded by the coding sequence TTGAGAGTACATGTCATGGATCTTAAACCGGGGGATTGTCTGCGCACCGACACCTTTAACGCCAGGGGTCTTCATGTGCTGCCCAAAGGAACACAGCTTCAAATGGACGGAATCGCCAGACTGATCCAGCACGGATTAGACTATGTGGACATCGAATCCCTGCCCGAAGCTCCGCCGCAGGCAGGCAGAACATCCATTATTCAGGCGGTTACCCGCAGCTTTGATACCAGTATTGAAGGCTTCGAGGCTGTATATATGGAAGCTTTAACTAAGGGCAGCTTTAACCAGTCTGAAGTAGATGATATTCTCCAGCCCTCCCTGGATGCTCTCGACAAGCATAAGGATGTAGTGACACTGCTGCTCCTGCTGGACAGGGAGGATAATTACACCTATACCCACTCGCTCCAGGTGGGCATGCTGTCCTATTACATATCTTCATGGCTCGGATATTCCAGGAAGGAATGCTACGAAATCGGCCGGGCCGGTTATTTGATCGATATCGGGAAGTGCCGGATTAAGACCTCTATTCTGAACAAGCCGGGCAAGCTGTCCGCTGAAGAATATGCGGAGGTCAAGCTGCATACGGTTTACGGACACGAAATCATCAGTAACTCGATGAATGATTCCTACACGGCACTTGCCGCATTGCAGCATCATGAACGCGAAGACGGCTCAGGCTATCCGAATCAGCTGACGAAATCAGACATTCACCCTTATGCCCAGATTGCTGCCATAGCTGATGTCTACAGTGCTATGACCTCCCACCGTGTATATCAGTCCAAGCAGGAGCTGATCTCTGTGCTGCGGGAGATTCACACGCTCAGCTTCGGCAAGCTGAACGCGACCATCGTACAGGCCTTTACCCATCATCTGATGCCGAACTTTATCGGCAAACGGGTGCTCCTGAGCACCGGAGAGATGGGCGTTATAATCATGAACAATCCGGTTGATGTGTTCCGCCCGCTTGTCCAGATTGACAGTAAATTTCTGGATCTGTCCCGTGAGCGTAACGTAGCGGTAATTGAGCTTTATATGGAATAG
- a CDS encoding ABC transporter ATP-binding protein, producing the protein MDVLRQLRGFYREKLHYLILSILCLAAATAVGLITPNLLRRLIDDVIVPLKFTEVPVLALAVLGVVIVKASLQFAHGFFGGRLGNFLAYRLRNACYEKLQFLSFRYYDTAKTGDLMSRLTGDLEAIRNFIGFGFAQLLNVFFMVLFGSIMMFSLNWQLTLVTLITMPFLAAVAFRFESRIHPAFQEMRLALSSLTTAVQENITGVRTVKSFAREAYEVEKFSHRNERYKENQIFAAELWSKFFPVMELLASVSIAILLGVGGTLVIKGHMSLGELVAFFSLIWYIIGPVWGLGFHINNYTQSKASGERVLEVLNQPIDVRDKENARELKSADVQGEVVFNHVTFAYGNKMPAVKDIHFEAKPGAVIGFLGGTGSGKSTIIQLMMRAYDVNQGSITLDGVDIRDYKVRSLRSQISTVFQETFLFSSSIRNNISYGLKNVSMDEIIRAAQLAKAHDFIMEMPDGYDTVVGERGMGLSGGQKQRIAIARALLKDPRILILDDATSAVDMETEHEIQAGFQEVMRGRTTLIIAHRISSLRHADQIIVMDEGRMVQTGTHAELIAVPGPYQDVYRIQYADYLARNTDREEGNRHEA; encoded by the coding sequence ATGGATGTTCTCAGGCAACTGCGGGGCTTTTACCGGGAGAAGCTGCATTATTTGATTCTTTCGATTCTATGCTTGGCCGCCGCAACTGCAGTGGGGCTTATTACCCCCAATTTGTTAAGAAGGTTGATTGATGATGTAATTGTTCCCCTGAAGTTTACTGAGGTGCCTGTACTTGCACTTGCTGTTCTCGGCGTGGTCATAGTTAAAGCCAGCCTGCAGTTTGCGCATGGCTTCTTCGGGGGAAGGCTGGGAAACTTTCTGGCTTACCGTCTGCGCAATGCCTGCTACGAGAAGCTGCAGTTCCTGTCTTTCCGCTATTATGATACCGCGAAGACAGGCGATCTGATGTCCCGGTTAACCGGGGATCTGGAAGCAATCCGTAACTTTATCGGCTTCGGCTTCGCCCAATTGCTGAATGTGTTTTTTATGGTGCTGTTCGGTTCGATTATGATGTTCTCGCTTAACTGGCAGCTTACACTGGTAACGTTGATCACGATGCCGTTTCTGGCGGCAGTAGCCTTCCGGTTCGAATCCAGGATTCACCCGGCCTTTCAGGAGATGAGGCTTGCGCTCAGCTCACTGACAACGGCAGTACAGGAGAATATTACAGGTGTCCGCACCGTCAAATCATTTGCCAGAGAAGCTTATGAGGTTGAGAAATTCTCGCACCGCAATGAAAGATATAAGGAAAATCAGATTTTTGCCGCTGAGCTGTGGAGTAAATTCTTTCCTGTAATGGAGCTGCTGGCTTCGGTAAGTATCGCGATCCTGCTGGGTGTCGGCGGTACACTTGTTATTAAAGGGCATATGTCGCTTGGAGAGCTGGTAGCCTTTTTCAGTCTGATCTGGTATATTATCGGCCCGGTATGGGGACTTGGATTTCATATTAATAACTACACCCAATCCAAAGCTTCCGGTGAACGTGTGCTTGAGGTGCTTAACCAGCCGATCGATGTCCGGGACAAGGAAAATGCCCGCGAGCTGAAGTCTGCCGATGTGCAGGGTGAGGTGGTATTCAACCATGTTACCTTTGCTTACGGAAATAAGATGCCGGCTGTAAAGGATATCCATTTTGAGGCAAAGCCAGGTGCAGTCATTGGTTTTCTCGGGGGCACAGGCTCAGGGAAATCAACCATTATCCAGCTTATGATGCGTGCTTACGATGTTAACCAGGGCAGCATTACGCTTGATGGAGTGGACATCAGGGATTATAAAGTCCGCAGTCTGCGTTCCCAGATCTCAACAGTATTCCAGGAGACCTTCCTGTTTTCTTCCTCCATCCGTAACAATATATCCTACGGGCTCAAAAATGTGAGTATGGACGAAATCATCCGTGCGGCACAGCTGGCCAAGGCGCATGACTTTATCATGGAAATGCCTGACGGATACGATACGGTGGTAGGGGAACGGGGAATGGGGCTGTCCGGCGGCCAAAAGCAGCGGATTGCCATCGCCAGGGCGCTGCTTAAAGATCCGCGTATCCTCATTCTCGATGATGCCACCAGTGCGGTGGATATGGAGACAGAGCATGAGATTCAGGCAGGATTTCAGGAGGTTATGCGCGGCCGGACTACGCTGATCATTGCCCACCGGATTTCTTCTCTGCGCCATGCTGACCAGATTATTGTCATGGATGAAGGCAGAATGGTCCAGACAGGTACGCATGCGGAGCTGATTGCTGTTCCTGGCCCGTATCAGGATGTATACCGGATTCAATACGCGGATTATCTGGCCAGAAATACAGACCGGGAGGAGGGGAACCGTCATGAAGCTTGA
- a CDS encoding HD-GYP domain-containing protein: MRLISVNQLRAGMRLGKKIYNDEGLVLLADGIELTDGLIKRLAKIDIGFVYIQDAATDDIEIKGMLHDETRNRALKVIRNQFQEMSVASGITKGFYHLDKKFSGIMDSILDDMSSQEDPMIMLADMHTADNYLYVHSLNVCLYTLVLGIAYGYSREELRVIGLGSLLHDIGKTQIPVKIIQKPGMLSDEEFRHMRAHTEIGYRILKEEPNIPLLAAHCALQHHERIDGSGYPRGLTGPQIHEYAKWLGVADSYDAMTSNRIYKKAMLPHQAVEALYVGSGTLYEQKQLELFRDRVAIYPLGLTVRLSTGESGVVVKIDPSIPHRPVVRVFTGPEGEPVTPFERDLGTALSVVIVDVTDEDMEAVQST; this comes from the coding sequence GTGCGTTTAATATCCGTGAATCAGCTTCGGGCGGGGATGAGGCTGGGCAAAAAAATTTATAATGATGAAGGGCTGGTTCTGCTTGCGGACGGAATTGAGCTTACGGACGGGTTGATCAAGCGGCTGGCCAAAATTGACATCGGCTTTGTCTACATACAAGATGCAGCTACGGATGACATTGAGATCAAAGGAATGCTGCATGACGAGACCCGTAACAGGGCGCTCAAGGTGATCAGGAACCAGTTTCAGGAGATGTCTGTCGCTTCCGGCATTACGAAGGGCTTTTATCATCTCGACAAAAAATTCTCCGGGATTATGGACTCGATCCTGGATGACATGTCCTCGCAGGAGGACCCGATGATTATGCTGGCGGATATGCACACTGCCGATAATTATCTGTATGTGCATTCGCTGAATGTCTGTCTGTATACGCTTGTACTCGGCATTGCCTACGGCTACAGCAGAGAGGAGCTGCGGGTCATCGGACTGGGTTCGCTGCTGCATGACATCGGCAAGACACAGATTCCGGTAAAAATCATCCAGAAGCCGGGCATGCTCAGCGACGAGGAATTCCGCCATATGCGGGCCCACACCGAGATCGGGTACCGGATTCTCAAAGAAGAGCCGAATATCCCGCTGCTTGCGGCACATTGTGCCCTTCAGCATCATGAGCGCATCGACGGCTCCGGTTATCCGCGGGGCCTCACCGGCCCGCAAATCCATGAATATGCCAAGTGGCTTGGCGTGGCGGATTCCTATGATGCGATGACGTCCAACCGGATTTACAAAAAAGCGATGCTGCCGCATCAGGCGGTAGAAGCACTGTATGTAGGCTCCGGCACCCTGTATGAGCAAAAGCAGCTGGAGCTGTTCAGAGACCGTGTGGCTATTTATCCGCTGGGTCTTACAGTGAGGCTGAGCACCGGGGAGAGCGGTGTTGTAGTCAAGATTGATCCGAGTATCCCGCACCGGCCTGTAGTACGCGTATTTACCGGTCCTGAAGGCGAACCTGTAACCCCGTTTGAACGGGATTTAGGGACTGCACTCTCAGTAGTTATCGTTGACGTTACTGATGAGGATATGGAAGCCGTGCAGTCCACTTAA
- the yfkAB gene encoding radical SAM/CxCxxxxC motif protein YfkAB has protein sequence MNILEPSSTTVRELSPSYDPWDPITSLREHGRHVLTSVEMTVTNLCNMRCEHCAVGDSLTMKEGEMLPLKNMLNRLDEVEHLQTISITGGEPMFRASTVDNMIVPLLKYAQERGIRSQINSNLTMPYARYEKLLPYLDVMHISFNYVNGDDFHEVGFANSGHPVAKEAAYRLYDTMLENSRRLSEDGMLISAESMINYRTHRKLPEIHKLIGDMGARRHEVHPMYASSFASSLPVLSLKEMGAAIHSLLDARDPDMWMLFGTLPFFACSFLEEDQKLLRRLRSEKNVTLRNDPDGRNRVNVNMFTGDVFVTDFADISAFGNIGASKLDDIFAEWQLQHPLNQKVNCHCDAAGCCGPNLLVADMYYPEVDFKSRKAINL, from the coding sequence ATGAATATATTAGAGCCATCATCAACAACTGTCAGAGAGCTGTCACCAAGCTATGATCCGTGGGATCCCATCACTTCACTCCGTGAGCATGGAAGGCATGTGTTGACCAGTGTGGAGATGACGGTTACGAATCTTTGCAATATGCGCTGTGAGCATTGTGCGGTCGGTGACAGCCTGACGATGAAAGAAGGAGAAATGCTGCCTCTTAAAAATATGCTGAACCGCCTGGATGAAGTGGAGCATCTGCAGACCATCAGCATTACCGGGGGAGAGCCGATGTTCCGTGCTTCAACCGTGGACAACATGATTGTGCCGCTGCTCAAATATGCGCAGGAGCGGGGAATCCGCTCGCAGATCAACTCCAACCTGACCATGCCGTACGCCCGCTACGAGAAGCTGCTTCCTTACCTGGACGTGATGCATATCTCATTTAACTATGTGAACGGCGATGATTTCCATGAGGTCGGCTTTGCGAACAGCGGCCATCCTGTCGCTAAGGAAGCGGCATACCGCTTATATGATACAATGCTGGAAAATTCCCGCCGTCTCAGCGAGGATGGAATGCTGATTTCCGCCGAATCCATGATCAACTACCGTACGCACCGGAAGCTGCCGGAGATCCATAAGCTGATCGGCGATATGGGAGCAAGACGGCATGAGGTACACCCGATGTATGCTTCCAGCTTTGCCTCCTCATTGCCGGTGTTATCGCTGAAAGAGATGGGAGCGGCAATCCATTCCCTGCTGGATGCACGTGATCCGGACATGTGGATGCTGTTCGGGACACTCCCTTTCTTCGCCTGCAGCTTCCTGGAGGAAGACCAGAAGCTCCTGCGCCGGCTCCGCAGCGAAAAGAATGTTACGCTGCGCAATGATCCGGATGGCAGAAACCGGGTGAACGTCAATATGTTCACGGGTGATGTATTCGTAACTGATTTTGCCGATATTTCCGCCTTTGGTAACATTGGCGCCAGCAAGCTGGATGATATTTTCGCCGAATGGCAGCTTCAGCATCCGCTTAACCAGAAGGTGAACTGCCACTGTGATGCCGCAGGCTGCTGCGGCCCCAATCTCCTTGTGGCAGACATGTATTATCCGGAGGTAGATTTCAAATCAAGAAAGGCGATCAATTTGTAG
- a CDS encoding bifunctional UDP-sugar hydrolase/5'-nucleotidase has product MESAPQRLTILHTNDIHSHFAMMSPVAAELARLKAAAREEPVLLVDIGDHMDRAAVETEGSMGQANIDILNLTGYDAVTIGNNEGLTFSPEKLSAIFSGLQCPVVCCNFLESHTGKPPHWMKPRAVIEKDGIRIGITGATAAFTAFYSLLGWDALDPEEALREQCRLLAPEADIIIVLSHLGLPADQLLAERLDGVHAILGGHTHHMLEKPLMISGTAVCGAGKFGRYIGRLQFGRANPEEGFKLIAGECITVDPALTEELIAPAVQLHLQHSREALGGAVAVSDRELPLNLNGESPFGNLLAQAVRRFTGSPLSLVNTGQLLGPLPEGEISAGMLHALCPSPINPCLIQLKGRDIKTALVQSLTAEFCNKVIYGYGFRGEVLGSLAVDGLKILYDPAAMPYDNVIAVFAGGEPLEDDREYTVGTLDMFTFRTGYESIANGRDPVYLVPHFLRDLLRMELQRPGSLEECETTRWISSST; this is encoded by the coding sequence ATGGAGTCCGCACCGCAAAGATTGACAATCCTGCATACAAATGATATACATAGCCACTTTGCCATGATGAGTCCGGTAGCCGCTGAGCTTGCCCGCCTGAAAGCTGCCGCAAGGGAGGAGCCTGTACTGCTGGTAGATATCGGTGATCATATGGACCGTGCGGCGGTGGAGACCGAAGGATCAATGGGCCAGGCGAACATTGATATTCTCAATTTAACGGGATACGACGCTGTTACTATCGGAAACAATGAAGGCCTGACCTTTTCGCCGGAAAAGCTGTCGGCCATTTTTTCGGGTCTGCAGTGTCCAGTAGTCTGCTGCAACTTTTTGGAGAGCCATACCGGGAAGCCTCCACACTGGATGAAGCCCCGTGCGGTTATCGAGAAGGACGGGATTAGAATCGGTATAACGGGGGCCACCGCCGCTTTTACAGCTTTTTATTCGCTGCTGGGCTGGGATGCCCTTGATCCTGAAGAGGCTCTGCGCGAGCAGTGCCGTCTGCTGGCGCCGGAGGCGGATATCATCATTGTTCTTTCCCATCTCGGGCTGCCTGCGGATCAGCTGCTGGCCGAGAGGCTGGACGGGGTACATGCTATTCTTGGGGGACACACCCATCATATGCTGGAGAAGCCGCTGATGATCAGCGGCACTGCTGTGTGCGGAGCCGGCAAATTCGGCCGCTATATCGGGCGGCTGCAGTTCGGGCGGGCGAATCCGGAAGAGGGCTTCAAGCTGATAGCAGGTGAATGCATCACGGTTGATCCGGCCTTGACTGAAGAGCTTATTGCTCCGGCCGTCCAGCTGCATCTGCAACATAGCCGTGAAGCGCTGGGAGGGGCAGTAGCGGTCAGCGACCGTGAGCTTCCGCTGAATCTGAACGGGGAATCTCCCTTTGGCAATCTGCTGGCCCAGGCGGTGCGCCGCTTCACCGGCAGTCCGCTGTCGCTGGTCAACACCGGGCAGCTGCTCGGACCGCTGCCAGAAGGGGAGATCTCGGCGGGTATGCTGCATGCGCTCTGCCCGTCTCCGATTAATCCCTGCCTGATTCAGCTGAAGGGCAGGGATATCAAGACTGCGCTAGTGCAGAGCCTGACGGCGGAATTCTGCAATAAAGTGATCTACGGCTACGGTTTCCGGGGAGAGGTGCTCGGCAGTCTGGCTGTGGACGGATTAAAAATCTTGTACGATCCGGCTGCCATGCCTTATGATAACGTTATTGCAGTCTTTGCAGGCGGTGAACCTCTGGAGGATGACCGCGAATATACCGTTGGTACACTGGATATGTTCACCTTCCGGACAGGGTATGAGAGCATTGCAAACGGGCGTGATCCCGTGTATCTCGTGCCCCATTTTCTGCGTGACCTGCTGCGGATGGAGCTGCAGCGTCCAGGCAGCCTTGAGGAATGCGAAACCACCCGCTGGATCAGCTCGTCTACTTAA